ACATCCTTGACGGTTTTGGGTGAAGCCATGTCAATGATAGCTTGTACCTTCTCTGGATtggcttctattcctctctgggacaccatgaatcccaggaattttcccgaggctaccccaaaaacacatttgCTAGGATTTAACTTCATCTGGTGTTTTCTCAGGGTTGCAAAAGTCTCCTCCAGGTCGTCCAGATGGGCgagctcttccttactcttgacgagcatatcgtctaCGTATACTTCCATGTTCCTGCCAATTTGTTGAttgaacattttgtttaccAACCTCTGGTATGTAGCTCCAGcgtttttcaacccaaaaggcatcaccttgtaacaatagagtccctggctggtgatgaaggcggtcttctcctggtcttcttcagccatctttatctggttgtaccctgagaaggCATCCATGAACGTCAACAACTTGTGTCCAGCGGTAGAATCCACGAGTTGGTCTATccttggtagagggaagctgtcctttgggcatgctttattcagatcagtgaagtctacacacattctccactttccatttggTTTCTTTACCAGGACGATGTTGGCGAGCCATTCTGGGTAGTATACCTCTCGGATGAACCCTGCTGTCAATAGTTTGGTTACCTCTTCTGCTACTGCCTGATCTCGCTCTGGAGCGAAAGTTCTTCGTCGTTGCTGAACGGGCTTCTTGTTGGCGTCCACATTTAGTCTATGCTGGATGATCCCTGGAGAtatgcctggcatgtcctcgtgactccatgcgAAGACATCAAGATTCCCTTTAAGGAACTTTATGAGTTTCACTCTCATCTCAGGGCTTAGCGTCGTCCCTATCCTGGTTGTCCTGTCCGCATTTCCTTCTACCAACTCTACTGCTTCCAGGATCTCCATTctgtcttcctctttttcttctatcgTCCACGTGTGGTTCTCCTTTCTTGCCAGTACGGCCTGGTAGCACTCCCTCGCCAGGACCTGATCTCCCTTTACTTCACCTACACCGTCgtctgttgggaatttcaccttcaaacagtaTGTGGACGTTGCTGCCTTCCATTTGTTTAGGGtaggcctcccaatgatgacattgtaggacgaGGGGCAATCTACAACCAGGAAATCTACTTGTTTGGTCAGCTGCAACGGATAGGTCCCTGCTGTTACCGTCAGAGTCACTATACCCCTGGGGTAGaccctgtctccactgaaactgacaAGCGGAGAGTCAAAAGGACGGAGCCTTTTTGGATCTAACTTCAACTGCTGGAAGGctgggaggtagatgatgtcCGCCGAGCTTCCGTTATCAACAAGGATCCTTCtggtattgaacccttctatattcagcaCTATGACCAGGGGATCGTTGTGAGGCTGTTTCACTCCCCTGGCGTCTCCTTCATTAAAGGACATATCTTGGTATGTTCGTCGGTACTTGGACGGAGGAACAGCGTGGACGCTGTTTACCTGTCTGTGGTATGCCTTTCTAAGCGACCTGAATGACCCTCCTGAGACTGGTCCTCCCGTgatcgtgtttatctccccgatcacttTGCGTGGAGGTTGGGACGTATGGTCGTCATCCCGAATGAAGGATTCATTTTGGGTCCTGTTGTCGTCTCTGAACTTGTTATGTTCTCCTTTCTTtacaaatttctgcaattttcctttccgtattaactcctctatttgttccttcaggtctctgcaatcttccgtgttgtggccgtggtctctgtggaaccggcaatacttgttcttgtcacgtACGTTGGGGGACGAGTGTAATGgcctgggccatttgagatgatgctcgtccttgatctgcgtgaaaatcttgtcaacaggcataaccaatGGAGTAAATTTTACCTGACGAGGATTTCTTTCATCCCTCCTTCTATTCCCGTCATTGTTCCGACGTTCTGGtctgtctctcttttgcccTCTGCGGTCGTCTTCCCGCTTGGGCTTGTCTCCCAGCCTCTCGGTATCTTTTATGGCAGCTAGAGCGTCTTCCGCGTtcatgtatttttgggccttcaGGAGCATTTCAGCCATTGTCTTCGGGGGGTTTTTGGCAAGAGAGGCTACAAGATCTCTGGATTTCAACCCTGCCTTGAAGGTCGTCAATtgcaccttgtcatcagcttcgtccacctccagagtttcccgggtgaatcgcttgacatatgacctcagagtctccttctctccctgtcttatGGTGAGTAAGTAATCTACTGGTCTCCTTGGGCGTTGTCCCCCTATGAAGTGACGCAGGAAAGCGCTGCTTAGCTGGTCGAAGTTGTCTATGGACGAGTTTGGCAACTTAGTAAACCATTCTCTTGCTGCTCCTTTGAGAGTTGTAGGGAAGGAACGGCATAatatctcgtcaggtggttgttgaaggcccagagtcgtcttaaaggtattaagatgatcctgAGGGTCCTTGAGTCCGTCAAATGGTTCTAACTGAGGCAGGCGAAACTTTGACGGCACGGGGCAATCAAGTACTGCTGCAGTGAAGGGTGAATCTGTAGCCCTTACCATCTTGTCTACACTCCGGTCTGTCTTTTCCTTGATGGCGCTccttagttcgtccatctctttcctcatttcccgAAGAAGATCTGAGTTTTGTTCGTCCGGAGTAGTTGGTCTTCGGGGGGTTTCCCTCTGTTGGCTATCCCCCTCTCCCTCCGTGTTACCCTTGGACCGGTTTTCTTCCTGTTGAGCTTGTTGAACCTGCTGGAGTCgcagcttcatttcctggttctgCCTGGTGAGTTCCTCAATGGTGGCTGCCAGggcttgaacttgctgggccaaggccgttgaatctgggttggattccatctggatatggtgaattgatggaaactacgttttcGACTATAAATCTGAAAACtcgtccccacagacggcgccaaactgatggaaCACAAATCCGTCAGTGAATGTGCAGATGGAATCACCCGTGAGGCGTGAAGGTTTGCTCGTCGAGAGACACCGGTGTGgcgcctgccacaaagtctccgatgccaaagttaggatcacagttaaacacaataaagaaaagaatagatagtttcagagtatttttgcatatatccCCTTCTGTTGGTTGTGTGAGAGTTTTATACCTGAGCCCATCAGGGCTAgccgttgaggctgttaatgcTTTCTTTTGTAACGCACCTGgccagtaatgagacttttaataGGCCCTCCAACGGTCTTCTTGGTTGATTTGGTAACTGCTCGGATCATTGATTGATCGTATTGAATAACTCTTTGCCTCGTCGGTGATGATAGCTTCCTTCGCTGTTTCTGCTCACTTCGTCATGGATGGTTCTCTCGTCAGtaatgttatcttcgtcagCGGTATGTAGAGTTGTCATTCCCGTCAATTTCTATTTGctcaaaattgtttttcaaagtTTGGAGTTAATCCAAAAAAAGCTGAAATTTTGGTTTAAAGTTAAATCATTGCTAAAGAGTTATTCTGCGGACTAACAttctttcacttttcttttctttttttgggtgaagTCTTTTACAATAACTATATGTTTGGAATGAAATTAGGTAAAATTTGGATAATGTATAGCTAAGAGCTTTGCCATTCAATTGTTTTGCCAAACTTTATTATATTGAGAACTATGGTTTAAATCATTATCTTCCATTTattgtaacaattataaaaatgaaaaatgtattATAGCCTCCCTTTGCCATGAGAGAGACATTGTATATGTTAGGTGTATAAGATAATTATTGATTTGTGATACACTGATACTCCAAATAATGTGGATTTAATTGACCGTTGAACTATTTAAGTGTGTGTTGTGTTGACATATGTTGAGTCCCACATAAGGGATTTACTAAGTGGATCTTGGGTTTATAATTAATTAGAaatcaattaataaattaagaatttttcatttcatataATCAAACCAGCCCTATATAATCTTCCACTACATTTATTGGATTAAAACCCAAATTAACATATTTAAACATTCCATAAACTCACCAATTCCAAGTTTCCAACTTGAATTTTATGATTTATCTTTTTACAAATACGATCAGATTTGAACTAATATTGTTTGTTACAGGATGACGGTGATGATTCTTGTTTACATGATATAAATATTCTACGGACATTTTATGGACTAAAATTTCTCACCTTTTCCAAATATCATTTCtatcaaaaccaacaacaaTACAGAACTACAAATAGCCCAAACTAGCAACACTGCTGACAAGGCCCCTTAAATGGAAGACACAACAACAAACCAACATGAACCTCAACTAAGCCCCAGCCAGTCGAAGCAACACCACAAACAAACCTGCAGAACCATAACAAAAACTACAACACCAAAAACCACTAACAAATGCACAACCAACAGTACTCCACAAAATGCCTAAAGACCTTGAAGTATATATGCGTATGAACAACCTCGAAAGCCAAAGGCACTACCCAGCAAAGTCATTACCTCCTTAACTGCCACCAGCATCACTGACAGCTATGGTTTCAGCAGCAGCACTCACAAAAGCTATGACTCCCTCTTTTAGACCTCAGCTCCATTGGGTTTATCATTAGAAGCTTAGCCTCTTGGGTACTTGCATAACCACCACCAGGATAAGCATTGGCAGTTGCATAACAAGGTGGTGGGACAAGAAAAACAGCctattttctctcatattttaAGAGAAGTAATAGTCTTAGCCTTAGAAATAGACATAATTTCCTGTGATTTGAGAAAGGAATCTCCAGAATCGCCTAGAGTAGTTTTACCGATGTTATGAATTCCATTCCGTTCCGACCGGAACGGACGGAAAATCTCGTACCGGTCTGCAAACCGGAATGAGATACCCTCTTGTTCCACCTCGGAGAAAATTTCAGCCTATTCCGGTGTGTTTAGGGcgttttggtaaaaaaaaaaaaaaatttggtgatgAAGGCATGAAGCACAACCGGTGTGAGagagaaaatacaaaagaagaagaagaaggggaaaaagaggagaaaagagACTGAAGAGAGCACCTGAGCCACTGAAGATTGAAGAGACTTTGGAACTTTggaaatgagaagaagaagaagaagaagaaagagcagTCGGGTGAGATGAGAAGTAAATAGTGTAGGCATGTGATGTGAGTGGGTTGGGAAATGGGAAAAGTTTAGTGAAAGGATTCTTGGAAGTTCCTTCTATATAATTACCCaacttgtttcttttatttacaaaaagaccattaaaatttttctttaacaacCATTAGAATCAtctactcatttttttttttttttttttttatagggaaaATCATCTGCttgatttatttgaatttttttttttttattagaaggtatatatatatatatatatatatacaaggtaatatatataaaataggcAACCCGAAACACCTCAAAATGGTAACCTGAAATAAGCCGGTACTGAAATATTTCAATGGATAAACCAAAATGGGGTCTAaaacggtattcataacattAGTTTTACggaaacaacaaaattttacattattttcGCAATAAGTTGAGATGTTAACAATTAGGACTTGGTTTAGGTCCAGTACATCCAGTGCACTGAACCCAGTCAGATGATGACACGTGTTCAAAAATGAACATATGTCATCATCTCAACGGGTCTAATACTATTGGACATTAGACGTAAGCCTGACCATAACAATTATaaatcaaaatgaaataaaataaatatataaaaattataccaAGATCCAttacaattcaaaataaaaatattataaaaatgtttcaAGATTTTGCTGtgttattaaacttttttagattatatatttaaaatattaaagagACCATTAAActgtttcttttgaaaaattcaaagaaaaaacaagtgGCGGGAATACATATCTATAAAAGCAGAAGAAGGCCAAGACCACAACAAGAGACTAAACATTCGAACCAACATATTTTTTCTCATATATTAATTAGAGAAGTACTGATAGTCTTAGCCTTAGCCTTGGGGATAAAATAAccataaccaaaataaaaatagtgtgaAGTGTGAACACACTTTTTTAATAAGCTCAATATATAATTAATCAGTACAAGATCAAATCAGTACAATtcctacttatcaaaaaaaaaaaaaaaacaaaactacaatTCCATGTTTAAAAAACTTGAAAGCCAGCACCAGTATAGTAGTCCACCACCAACAAACCCCAAGCAAAGCCACCACCCCTCATCAGCacccaccaccgccaccacaacctccacctccacctccaccaccaccacaacctcCACCCCCACCACTGTGAACAGTGGAGGTGCTTGCATAAGCAGCAGTACTCATAAAAACCATGCCACCATCGTTTCTGCCACCTTTGCGCTTAGGAGCTTTACCTGAATAAGCCGCGGGGGAAGCATAagcattctttttatttttattttctttctttttactcCCTTGCATGCAAAAACACCCCATTGCTGCAAATGTAAACGGTACGGAGAGAGACTTCCTTAATTTCTTCGACTatgaaattttttccaaaagaCTATATATAAGCCTCTAAGATGTAAGTTGTACTTGTCTTCTTGTTAGAAACTTAGACCGAGCAACGGTTTGAACACTAAATTGTAAGAGTTTGGACTTTTCAATTTAATAAACGTACAAAATTGAAGTTCCTCCCTCTGCGTGCTTTCTAAGAAAATATGTTAGAGACCCAGAGCCTAGTCCCCCACCGGCCACCGCCACGGACTCTTTCaaactttaattttcttctttccacATTTTTTCTCCTTGGTCAAAGTTCAAACCGTCCTGATATGAAAAGAATCAGCAGCTAGAAATTAATGGAGCCCACATTGATAGACCCCAAGAAAAAGGCCCAACTTAATAGGCCCCGGGCAGATAACACTTTCTTCGAATAAAAATAGTGGCCCAGGATATAAAAGTAGAGAGACTTGATTGTCAATGATTTTAGCTATGATAATGATAATCCAGTCCACTTGAGATAGGGAGCTATTGATAGAGTGTGCTTGGATGAGGAATGTATCTCTGTCTCATGAATTTcgatcatatatcatatatgtatcACCTTTCTCATATCCTGTGAATTTTACATGACTATAAAATTCATACAATGGAGatgttttattttcattgattttaaaaaataaaaaataataagttttataaattataactgATGAGGAAATCTTAACCACCACTTTTTTACTGTATGCTCGATTTGCATGTTAAAGAGAACCCTATTAATGCATATATAGATGAACTATGTGAGCTAAGTTTAACCTTACAGTTTACAATATTATTGAACCTCTTGGACGGTTATTCTTGGGCTCTtacatacattaatacatgATAAACTTAATATCTCTAACAATAATTGTATCAATtatctaggaattttttttttttttaagtacataaactaacattaaataaaaactagcattttaaactaaaacaaacaaactaacaCTTAATAATGACATTCTGAGAGTCACCTTCATGAATGAAGAATGATGCTTTCTACTTGGTAGCCTAGTTAGATTTTCAGAAAACCAACTTTGACTTCGTTGAT
The sequence above is drawn from the Quercus robur chromosome 7, dhQueRobu3.1, whole genome shotgun sequence genome and encodes:
- the LOC126692666 gene encoding uncharacterized protein LOC126692666 is translated as MESNPDSTALAQQVQALAATIEELTRQNQEMKLRLQQVQQAQQEENRSKGNTEGEGDSQQRETPRRPTTPDEQNSDLLREMRKEMDELRSAIKEKTDRSVDKMVRATDSPFTAAVLDCPVPSKFRLPQLEPFDGLKDPQDHLNTFKTTLGLQQPPDEILCRSFPTTLKGAAREWFTKLPNSSIDNFDQLSSAFLRHFIGGQRPRRPVDYLLTIRQGEKETLRSYVKRFTRETLEVDEADDKVQLTTFKAGLKSRDLVASLAKNPPKTMAEMLLKAQKYMNAEDALAAIKDTERLGDKPKREDDRRGQKRDRPERRNNDGNRRRDERNPRQVKFTPLVMPVDKIFTQIKDEHHLKWPRPLHSSPNVRDKNKYCRFHRDHGHNTEDCRDLKEQIEELIRKGKLQKFVKKGEHNKFRDDNRTQNESFIRDDDHTSQPPRKVIGEINTITGGPVSGGSFRSLRKAYHRQVNSVHAVPPSKYRRTYQDMSFNEGDARGVKQPHNDPLVIVLNIEGFNTRRILVDNGSSADIIYLPAFQQLKLDPKRLRPFDSPLVSFSGDRVYPRGIVTLTVTAGTYPLQLTKQVDFLVVDCPSSYNVIIGRPTLNKWKAATSTYCLKVKFPTDDGVGEVKGDQVLARECYQAVLARKENHTWTIEEKEEDRMEILEAVELVEGNADRTTRIGTTLSPEMRVKLIKFLKGNLDVFAWSHEDMPGISPGIIQHRLNVDANKKPVQQRRRTFAPERDQAVAEEVTKLLTAGFIREVYYPEWLANIVLVKKPNGKWRMCVDFTDLNKACPKDSFPLPRIDQLVDSTAGHKLLTFMDAFSGYNQIKMAEEDQEKTAFITSQGLYCYKVMPFGLKNAGATYQRLVNKMFNQQIGRNMEVYVDDMLVKSKEELAHLDDLEETFATLRKHQMKLNPSKCVFGVASGKFLGFMVSQRGIEANPEKVQAIIDMASPKTVKDVQKLTGRIAALNRFVSRATDKCLPFFKTLKQAFAWTDECEAAFQELKRYLSSPPLLSPSKGGENLYLYLAVSASAVSAALIREEGKKQLPVYYVSQAFQGAEFRYPRIEKIAFALIVASRKLRPYFQSNPILVMTDQPIKKSMNKPEAAGRMVQWAIELSQFDIEYHPRAAIKAQALADFIAEFTLPDEAGTTDVVGKWIIQTDGSSAQKRGGVGVVITTPDGEVMKYGVQLEFPATNNEAEYEGILTGLRLGKALGAKNLLIQSDSKLVIGQISGEYEAKEERMQKYLKLTRQLTQEFDTVDFAQIPRNQNIEADEVSKLASSEAGMTSADMAIEIQKCPSIEEVAVLTTQSTNTWMTPLISYLQDGHLPQNTDEARKVRKRAARFTILNDVLYKRGFSMPYLKCVDEDEAKYILEEVHGGVCGDHAGPRSLVNKVIRAGYFWPTMQGDAANLVRRCNRCQRYGNVQRLPAEKMTTISSPWPFVQWGIDIVGPLPQGKGQVKFLLVAIDYFTKWVEAEALATITEARIRSFVWKNIICRFGIPLTIISDNGKQFDSQGFREFCSNLGIKNQFSSPGHPQANGQTEVTNRTLLKIIKTKLDEAKGAWPEELPNVLWAYRTTARTPTGETPFRLTYGSEAVIPVEVGVTSIRRGAFREGLNDEGLRFNLDCLDEIRDNASSRMTKYQKKMAEYYNKRVKLRRLAIGDLVLRKVTIATKDQTQGKLGPTWEGPYRVVHYSRQGSYHLETMDGRKLPRPWNIEHLKKYHE